One region of Intestinimonas massiliensis (ex Afouda et al. 2020) genomic DNA includes:
- the cysK gene encoding cysteine synthase A, with protein sequence MSHIYTSADQLIGRTPLLELAHLEQNEALEARILGKLEYFNPAGSVKDRIAKAMIDEAEAKGQLKPGSVIIEPTSGNTGIGLASVAAARGYRILIVMPETMSVERRQLMKAYGAELVLTDGAKGMKGAIAKAEELAGEIPGSFIPGQFRNPANPATHTATTGPEIWEDTDGKVDIFVAGVGTGGTVTGGGWYLKSRNPAIRVVAVEPASSPVLSKGTAGAHKIQGIGAGFVPDVLDTTVYDEIIPVENEDAFATGRKIGRSEGVLVGISSGAAVWAAIQLAKRPENKGKTIVALLPDTGDRYLSTPLFAD encoded by the coding sequence ATGAGTCATATCTATACATCGGCCGACCAGTTGATCGGCAGGACCCCCCTGCTGGAGCTGGCCCATCTGGAGCAGAACGAAGCCCTGGAGGCCCGCATCCTGGGCAAGCTGGAATACTTCAACCCCGCCGGTTCGGTCAAGGACCGGATCGCCAAGGCCATGATCGACGAGGCGGAAGCCAAGGGGCAGCTTAAGCCCGGCTCCGTCATCATCGAGCCCACTTCCGGCAACACCGGCATCGGCTTGGCCTCTGTGGCGGCGGCCCGGGGCTACCGCATCCTCATCGTCATGCCGGAGACCATGAGCGTGGAGCGCCGCCAGTTGATGAAGGCCTACGGCGCGGAGCTGGTGCTCACCGACGGGGCCAAGGGCATGAAGGGCGCTATCGCCAAGGCCGAAGAGCTGGCTGGGGAGATCCCCGGCAGTTTTATTCCGGGCCAGTTCCGCAATCCGGCCAACCCCGCCACCCACACCGCCACTACCGGCCCGGAGATCTGGGAGGACACCGACGGCAAGGTGGATATCTTCGTGGCGGGCGTGGGCACCGGCGGCACCGTCACTGGGGGAGGCTGGTACCTAAAATCCCGGAACCCGGCGATCCGGGTCGTGGCGGTGGAGCCCGCCTCCTCCCCGGTCTTGAGTAAGGGCACGGCAGGCGCCCACAAGATTCAGGGCATCGGCGCGGGCTTCGTGCCGGACGTGCTGGACACGACGGTCTATGACGAGATCATCCCCGTGGAAAACGAGGACGCCTTTGCCACCGGGCGAAAAATCGGCCGGTCCGAGGGCGTGCTGGTGGGCATCTCCTCCGGTGCCGCCGTGTGGGCGGCCATTCAACTGGCCAAGCGGCCGGAAAACAAGGGAAAAACCATCGTCGCCCTCCTCCCGGACACTGGGGACCGTTATCTGTCCACCCCCCTTTTCGCGGACTGA